A single genomic interval of Nerophis ophidion isolate RoL-2023_Sa linkage group LG11, RoL_Noph_v1.0, whole genome shotgun sequence harbors:
- the LOC133561389 gene encoding free fatty acid receptor 2, with amino-acid sequence MSVEEIVLQECSTQLCLSVYIITFVLGFPANVLAFYTFSTKVRQKATPIDILLLNLTISDLLFLLFLPFKMREVMNNMLWEMPYPLCPLSGFIFYMTIYNSTFFLTAVSVERYLGVAFPIQHSLKRRPLYAVAASVFFWIFSFTHLSIVFIMPIIGAKDDLLEDPLSANEEHRNATAGLNASTSAPRMVQVCYDNFSAAQLRVLLPVRLELCLVLFCIPFLICSFCYINFIRILSRLQHIDRRRRLRAIGMALGTLLVFAVCFGPYNVSHLVGFLTWQNPEWRDKALLCSTFNACLDPLIFYFSSSAVRRTVGGVMRGVKGRLSGCLTRGGRARPDKERKQEQINAV; translated from the coding sequence ATGTCTGTGGAGGAGATAGTCCTGCAGGAGTGCAGCACCCAGCTCTGCCTGTCGGTGTACATCATCACCTTCGTGCTGGGCTTCCCGGCCAACGTGCTGGCCTTCTACACCTTCAGCACCAAGGTGAGGCAGAAGGCCACGCCCATCGACATCCTGCTCCTCAACCTGACCATCTCGGACCTCCTCTTCCTGCTCTTCCTGCCCTTCAAGATGCGGGAGGTGATGAACAACATGCTGTGGGAGATGCCCTACCCGCTGTGCCCGCTGTCGGGCTTCATCTTCTACATGACCATCTACAACAgcaccttcttcctcaccgccgtCAGCGTGGAGCGCTACCTGGGCGTGGCCTTCCCCATCCAGCACAGCCTGAAGCGCCGGCCGCTCTACGCCGTCGCCGCCAGCGTCTTCTTCTGGATCTTCTCCTTCACCCACCTCAGCATCGTCTTCATCATGCCCATCATCGGCGCCAAGGATGACCTCCTGGAGGACCCTCTGAGCGCCAACGAGGAGCATCGGAACGCCACCGCCGGACTCAACGCCTCGACGTCGGCGCCGAGGATGGTGCAGGTGTGCTACGACAACTTCAGCGCGGCCCAGCTGCGGGTGCTGCTGCCCGTGCGCCTGGAGCTCTGCCTGGTGCTCTTCTGCATCCCCTTCCTCATCTGCAGCTTCTGCTACATCAACTTCATCCGCATCTTGTCCAGGCTGCAGCACATCGACCGGCGCCGCCGCCTGCGGGCCATCGGCATGGCGCTGGGGACGCTGCTGGTGTTCGCCGTGTGCTTCGGCCCCTACAACGTGTCCCACCTGGTGGGCTTCCTCACCTGGCAGAACCCCGAGTGGCGGGACAAGGCCCTGCTGTGCAGCACCTTCAACGCCTGCCTGGACCCCCTCATCTTCTACTTCTCCTCCTCGGCCGTGCGACGCACCGTGGGCGGCGTCATGCGGGGGGTGAAAGGTCGCCTGAGTGGGTGCCTGACCCGCGGGGGGCGGGCCCGGCCAGATAAGGAGCGCAAACAAGAGCAGATCAACGCCGTCTGA